The following nucleotide sequence is from Phytoactinopolyspora mesophila.
ACGCTGGTAATGAGCGGGAAGGAGCAGGCCTTCATCACGCAACGCCCGCAATACGGTGGCCTGGGACACGACGTGTCCGTCGTGGCGGACCATGGCCCAGATCTTGCGGTGTCCCCACGCCGGATGCGCTAACGCATGCTGGCGCACCCACTCGGTGGCCGCGTCCCGGGCCGGCCGGGGCCACGGCCCTTTCTGCTTCCGGCCAGCGCGGGCTTTGGCCTGCCAGCGCCGCCAGGTCCGTTCTGGCACGTCGAACAGCTTGCACCACCGCGAGGTCGACATGCCTGCGTCGATCCTGATCACCTCGAGGTCCTCGAAGGGCCCAACCGGGACTCAGCAGACTTCTTCCACACCCGGACCTCCACCGCGGCCTCACCCAGAGCCTGGGTCAGCTCGGCAACCTCTGCCTCCAACTGCTCCTCACGGCTCGACGGACCAGACCGCCCAGCCGTCAACGCGGTCTTGCCAGCCTCTAGGAACTCCGCCTTCCACCGACCGATCGACTGCTCAGACACCTTCTCCCGACGCGCCGCCTCCGCAATCGTGATCTCACCGGCCAACACGCTCAACACGATCCGGGTCTTCTTCTCCGGCGGAACCGATGGCGGCCTACCCATAACTCAGACTCCTCACTCAGACTGACACAACAGCCCTGCCACAAAGTCTGACGCGCGACAAGGTGCCACTGGGGTGCTCCCTACT
It contains:
- a CDS encoding transposase; its protein translation is MGRPPSVPPEKKTRIVLSVLAGEITIAEAARREKVSEQSIGRWKAEFLEAGKTALTAGRSGPSSREEQLEAEVAELTQALGEAAVEVRVWKKSAESRLGPSRTSR